Below is a genomic region from Actinoallomurus bryophytorum.
CGCCAGCGGACCTCGGCCTCCGTCACATCGGGCGGCCAGTCGAAGCCCAGCATGATCACCTCGCCACGCCGCTGGGTGACCAGCTCGCGCGGCGGCGTGAGATTGACGTGCTCCCGGTGCGCGCCGATGGTGGCGACGTCGCCGCTCACCGAGACCGCCAGCAGCACGCCGGGGCCCGTATGCACCGCCACGCCGCCGGGCACCGGAGCGCTCCGCAGGACCCGCCCGGCGCGGTGCACCTCCTCCACGGCGAGCGTCGTGCCGGGCGGCCACGGCGGCGGGCCGTTCATCGCCACCATCTCCACCTGGCCGTGCCGCGGCTCGTCGTAGGTGACCACCAGATGCCCGGCCGGATCCTGCTCGACGCCGAGATCGGTGACGGGATCGGGCCGCGCCGCCGGCGTCGCCGCGGCGTGGACGCCGGACGTGATGATCTCGTGGCCGTCGGCACTGAGGTAGGCCGCGGCGATCCGGTAGTGGTAGGTCGTGCCGTTGGCGACCGTCTCGTCGCGGAAGCCGCCGCGTTCGGCCGGGATCGGCGTGCCGTCCCGGGTGACCAGCACGCGTACGGCCTCGGGCGGGCAGGTCCAGCTCGCCGCGACCACGCCGTCGGTGGCGCGGAGGAACACCTCGGCCGGCTCCGGGCGCACGTGCAGCGGGCCGGCGACGGCGGGGGCCGAGGCGGCGGTCCCGCGCACCGCGAACACCGCGTAGAAGAGCGGGGAGTTCAGCGGCGGCGCGGGGTCGCGGGCGAAGCCGTCGCCCGACGGAAGCGCCTCACCGTCGCCGGGATGCCGGGGCACCCGCCCGAGGCAGCGCGCGACGACGTAGCCGATCTCGCCCACCCGTGACGGCGTCGGCGGCCACGACAGCGCGATCTCCGTGCCCTCGACCACGGCCTCCATCCGGCCGGGGGTGCGCGGCGGCAGCCCGGCCTGCAGATCCGCCGCGCCGGGCAGGTCGCCGACCAGCCGCAGCGCGTCGGCGAGGCGCAGCCACGCCTCGTCGGGGTCGGACAGGACGAGCGCCGCGGCCTCCTGACGCAGGCCGGTCGCGGCCGAGATGCGGCGGCGCGCCTCGGCGGCGAGGAGCTCCGCGTCACCCGTCAGCTCGGCGGGACCGGCCACGTCGGCCAGCTCGGCGGCGGCGTGGATCTCCCCGGCGTCGATCAGGTCGCGCAGCCGCGCGGCGAGACCGCCCGTCGTGCCGCTCTCCCGCAGCACGGAGAACACGAGCCGCCGCGCGTCGTCGCCGTCCACACCGAGGTCGTCGGTGGCGAACCGCAGCAGCGCGCCCTGCGAGGCCCGCTGCTGGTGCCGCTCGCGCACCCGCGCCACCACGTCGAACAGGATCAGCTCACCGAGCCGGTCGCCGGCCCGCTTGAGCGCGATCAGGACGGTGTCGGCGTTGGTGCGGTTGCCGTCGTGCGGCCGCCGGCTCCACTGCTCGCTCACCCGATGGATGGCCGGCCGCAGGTCCGGCGGCGCGCCCAGCACGCGCCCGGCCTTGGCCTCCCCGGTGAGGAACTCGCGCAGGTGACGTGCGCCCAGCGCGTCGAGCGCGTCGCGGGCGCGTGGATAGCCGGCGTACGGCGAGGTGGCCGGCAGCCGGTCCGGCTCGCGGACCTCGATGCCCGCCGCACGCGCCAGCTCCGCCGCCTCCCCGCCGATCTCGCGCAGGTCGCCGGGGGCCAGCGTCTTCATCTCACCGGCGGCGTCGAGAAGCCGATGGCGCAGCTCGGCGCGGCGGCGGCCGGCCTTGTCCGCCGTTGTGGTCAGCTCGGCGCGCAGCGGCGCGAGGTCGCCCAGCACGGCGTGTTCGAACAGCGGCGCGAGCTTCAGATGGTCGCCCTCGAGCCGGTCGATGAGCCTGCGGAAGCGCAGCTGACCCCGGGACTTACGCCAGCACATCCGCACGTGCCGGACACTGTCGGCCACCTCACGCGAGTTGAGGGGCTCGACGAGTGCGTAACGCACGCGCAGATCGTCGGGCGGCTGGTTGCCGGCCACCCGGGCGGGCTCCAGCACCTCGCGGACATAGCGCTGCTCGTCAAAGACCATTTAGTCCACGCGCACGTGGGCCAGGTCCGTACGGGACTCCTGCACCTCATCCTCGGACATGCCGCCGACGCGTACGTCGAGGGTGAGCTCTTCGGAGGTCTCCTTCTCGACCGCCGTGACGTGCAGCAGGCCGGAGGTGTCGAGCGCGAACGTCACCGAGATCGGATAGCCGGCCGGTTTGCCGGGCGGGATCTTCAGCTCGCCGTCCGCGATCGGGTTGTTGTGCGCGACCTCGATCGACTCGGCGCTCCCGGCCTGCTCGACCACGATGATCTTGACGATCGTCTGGTCCTCGTCGACCGTGCCGAACTCGCGCGACCCGCCGTGCGGCAGCGCGTCGTTGGCGTGTACGAGGTGGACGACGTGCTCCTGCTCGGTGACCGGGTCCAGGGCGATGACGCCGAAGGCACGGGAGGCCACGGTCGTGATCTGGCGGGCCGCCATCCGCTCCTGCTCGGCCTCGGACAGGCCGGCGCGGGAGGCCAGCTCGCGCGCCTTGTCGCCCTCGCCCTTGGCCAGGAGCTGGCGGTAGGTCTCCTCGAAGGCGTACATCGCGGCGCCCTTGGCCACCGCGAGGTCGGGGTCCTGCAGCTTCGGCTTGAGCGCCAGCTCGGCGGACAGCCGGTCGGGCACCGCGGGCATCTTGGTGGAGCCGCCGACGAGCACCAGGTCGTCGTAGTCCTTGATGCCCTTTTCCGCGGCGGTGGCGAGCGTGCGGCCGGTGATCTCGATGGTGCGGTCGAGCAGGTCCTTGGTGATCTCCTCGAACTTTTCCCGTGTCAGCTCGATCGTCGCGACCCGGCCGCCGTGCATGACGCGCACGACGTGCTGGCGGCGCAGCGACAGGGCCTTCTTGGTCTCCTCGGCGTCGTGCCGTAGCTGCTGCTCGGTGTGCCGGTCCTCGAGCGGGTCCCCGGCGTCGGGATGCTCCTCGGTGAACCGCTCGGCGAGGTGTTCGACCAGGCGGGAGTCCCAGTCGGCGCCGCCGAGCTCGTGGTCGCCGTCGGTGCACACGACCCCGATGTCGCCGCCCCGCAGGGTGATGACGGTCGTGTCGAACGTGCCGCCGCCCAGGTCATAGACCAGGATCGTGCGGTCCTGGTCGGGGTTGAGCACGCCGTAGGTGATCG
It encodes:
- a CDS encoding Hsp70 family protein, producing MAVYGIDLGTTHSCIARIGEVGRPTVLRNMEGTDTTPSVVYFETADNVVVGAPAKDTAVLSPDLVVSLIKRDIGHDVTRELHGRDYSPEEISAFILRKLVSDATATSGEETGDVVITVPAYFGAAERDATRKAGHIAGLNVIDIISEPVAAAITYGVLNPDQDRTILVYDLGGGTFDTTVITLRGGDIGVVCTDGDHELGGADWDSRLVEHLAERFTEEHPDAGDPLEDRHTEQQLRHDAEETKKALSLRRQHVVRVMHGGRVATIELTREKFEEITKDLLDRTIEITGRTLATAAEKGIKDYDDLVLVGGSTKMPAVPDRLSAELALKPKLQDPDLAVAKGAAMYAFEETYRQLLAKGEGDKARELASRAGLSEAEQERMAARQITTVASRAFGVIALDPVTEQEHVVHLVHANDALPHGGSREFGTVDEDQTIVKIIVVEQAGSAESIEVAHNNPIADGELKIPPGKPAGYPISVTFALDTSGLLHVTAVEKETSEELTLDVRVGGMSEDEVQESRTDLAHVRVD